CAAAGAATTTTGAAAATATTTTTTTAATCATAAGCCTGGATTCCATGCTTCTCTTCGTTACGCTCTGAATGGCAAAAACTCTGCAAAGAAAAATTGTTATTAATTCAATAAAAATAAAGCAAAATGGAAACTAAAATATCAAGACTTTCAGTCACCGAAAAAGCACTGGAAGTGGTTTGGGAACTCGAAAAAAAATATGGCGACCTCATGTTTTATCAGGCCGGTGGCTGTTGTGAAGGAACCCAGCCCCAATGTTTTGAAAAAGGAGGGTATTTCCCGAGAATGAATGACGCCATGATCGGAACCATCAACAGTCATGAATTCTGGATCGACCGCGATTTATTCGAATA
The sequence above is a segment of the Chryseobacterium sp. MYb264 genome. Coding sequences within it:
- a CDS encoding DUF779 domain-containing protein — translated: METKISRLSVTEKALEVVWELEKKYGDLMFYQAGGCCEGTQPQCFEKGGYFPRMNDAMIGTINSHEFWIDRDLFEYWQYSHFTLDVVDGFGPGGFSLETPLGKTFKVIYRLFTPEELENLEPVKRSE